The genomic window CATTCACCGCGCCATAGGCCTCGCGCGACTTGCGCGACTGCAAAGCGGTAAACGCAATGATGAGCGCCAACGAAACGACCATGACCGCCATGGCCGACCATAGCTTGGTAGCCAGCCGCATCCGGTTGAACTGCATTCCAATCTCCTTTAATTATTCTGTAATTTGACCACGGGGTCACCGGTTACAGAATGGAGAAAAGACGGGGATTTACCCTGCCAGACGCCAGATTCCTTGATCCCTCACCGCGGCCAGCTGCGTGGCTGATACAAGGTCCGGCGCGATTTCGGCCAAGGGCATCAACACGAAGGCGCGCTCTGTCATGCGCGGGTGAGGCACCGTCAATACCGGCCCTGCCATGCGGGCACTGCCGTAAAGCAGCACATCAAGGTCGAGGGTGCGGGGAGCATTGCGGTACGGGCGCTCACGGCCGGCCTGGTTCTCTTGCGCCTGCAGGGCCGATAGCAGCGCGGGCGCGGTCAACCGCGTGCGCACGCAGGCCACCGCATTCACATAATCGGGCCCACTGGAATCCACCGGCGTGCTGCCATACAGACCGGATGCCCGCAGCACCACTGTGTGGGGCAGTTCTGCCAATCGACCCAAGGCCTGCCGCAAGGCCGCCATGGGATCGCCCAAATTGGCGCCAAGGCCAATGTAGGCCTCGACTGGCTCACGCTGCATGGCCGGGTTTATTCAGCCGCAGGTCCGGCACTGCCGGCGCCACGGCTGGCATTGCTGCGACGACGACGCTTGCGCTTGCGCGGCGCATCACCACCAGTGTCAGTGGCTCCTTGCAGCGCAACCTCTGCGAGGCCGCTCGGCGCTGCATCGGTGGCGCGGGGTTCACGGGGCGGTTTGGCAACCCGTGGGCCTTTGGGGGCTTGCTTGCGTTGCTGCTGTTGCTCGGCGCGGACCTGGTCCACCATGTCCTGGCGCACATCGTCGCTGGCCATGCTGAACTCTTGCCACCAGTCGGCCAGCACCTCGTCCACCTCGCCTGCGTCCGCACGCAGGCGCATGAAGTCGAATGCGGCACGGAACCGGGGTTGCTCCGCCATGCCAAAAGGCGTGCTACCTACGCGCTTGTCAAAGCGGGGCTGCATCAACCAGATCTCCCGCATGTCGCCAGCCAACTTGCCACGGCCGGAGACGTCCCCGATGCGGGCGTTGAACACATCTTCAATCGCATCTTGCAAGGCCGGGTGGCTGTGTTCACCGCGGGCCAAGCGCTGGTCCCAGCCCTTGCGAACATCGTCCCACAGCACACAGGCCAACAAGAAGCTAGGCGCCACCGGCTTGCCTTCGCCGACACGGCGGTCGGTGTCTTTCAGGGCAGCTTCCACAAAGCTCTGGCCCGCCCGCTCCACCACTACATCCAGCAGGGGGTAAATGCCGGTGGCCAAGCCCAATTCTTTGAGTTGCGCGATGGAGGCCAACGCGTGCCCAGTTTGCAGCAGCTTGAGCATTTCGTCAAAAAGGCGGCTTTGCGGCACGTCGTGCAACAGCTTCTGGCTCTTGACCAAAGGACCGGCAGTTTTGGGCTCGAGCTTGAAACCCAGGGGGCTGAGCTTGGCCGCAAAGCGCACCGCACGGATGATGCGGACCGGGTCTTCGCGATACCGGGTGGCCGCATCGCCAATCATGCGCAAGGTACGGCTCTTGGAGTCCTTCAGGCCGTTGTGGTAGTCCACAACGATCTGGGTTTCAGGGTCGTAGTACATCGCGTTGATGGTGAAGTCGCGGCGCACCGCGTCTTCTTCCTGCGGGCCCCAGACGTTATCGCGCAGCACCCGGCCAGTGCTGTCCACGGCGTGCTTCAAGTTGGCCAGCTCGCTCTTGCTGGTGCGCTCGTTGCCGGCGACTTGTTCGGCAGCGGCGTTGTCCAGATACGCGCGGAAGGTCGATACCTCGATCACCTCATGCTCACGCCCGCGGCCGTACACCACGTGCACGATGCGGAAACGCCGCCCGATGATGAACGCACGGCGGAACAATCCTTTGACCTGCTCCGGTGTGGCGTTGGTTGCCACATCGAAGTCTTTGGGCCGCAGACCGACCAGCAGGTCGCGCACCGCACCGCCCACCACATACGCCTCAAAACCCGCTTGCTGCAGGGCACGCACCACGTTAATGGCACGGTCGTCCACCAAGCTGGGGTCGATGCCGTGCACCGACACCGGGATCTCCATCCGTTTGCCGAAGTTGGGCTTGCCGCCCGGTGCAGCGGGGGATTTGCCCAGCAATTTATCGATAAATTTTTTGATCAAGTTCTTGTTCCTAACAGTCCTGCCCGCGGGTCAGGAGAAGAGCTCGAGTATGCGCCATCCACGCTGCTCGGCCAGTGCGCGCAAGCGCGGATCGGGGTTGGTGGCCACGGCCACATCGGCCTTTTCCATCAGCGGCACATCGTTGATGGAGTCTGAATAGAAGGTGGTGTGGACGGTGTCCCAGCCCCAACCGCGGTCCGCCAGCCACTGGTTCACCCGTGTGACCTTGCCTTCGCGGAAAGACGGCACACCGGCAATTTCGCCCGTGTACCAACCGGTGCCGCCGGGGGCATCGTCTTTCACGAGATCGACTGCGATCAACTCTTCAACGCCGAACGCAGTGGCAATCGGGCGTGTAACGAAGGCGTTGGTGGCCGTGACGATGATGACTGTATCGCCAGCGGCCTGATGATCCTGTACCAGCTTCAGGGCTTGGGGTTGAATGGCTTTTTGGATGATAGCCCTCATGAAATCTGCGTGAGCAGCTATCGATTTGCTAGCGCCTTGGCGGATCACTGCTGCAGTGGCAAACCGGATGTACGCGTGGATATCCAGCGTGCCAGGCCTTGTAGTGCTCGTAGAACTCCTGGTTCTTTTGCTTGAAGACTTCGGCATTGGTCCATCCCAAAGCGGTGGTGAACTCGCCCCAGGCGTAGTCAGAGTCCAGCGGAATCAGGGTGTGGTCGAGGTCAAACAGGGCAATCTTTTTCACGGTCATGTGTTTTCCAGCATGGATTTGATCAACGGAATGGTGATGGCGCGCTGGGTTTGCAAGGCGTAGCCATCCATCAGGTCGAGGAGCTCCATCAAGCTGCCGAGATCGCGGCTGAAGCGGTTGAGCATGAAGTCCATCACCTCATCGCTCAAGAACACGCCGCGGGCATCCGCCGCTTGGCGCAAGACACTGCGTCGCTCGGACTCACCCAAGAGCTGCAAGCTAAAGATGTGCCCCCAACCCAGCCGGGTGCGCAAGTCGTCGCGCAGCTTGAGATCGATGGGGGCAAACTCGCCCGCTGCCAGCACCGGTTTGTGGTGGGTATGGGCGTTGACGAACCAGTTAAACGCGGTGTGCTGCTGCTCCGCGGTGAACAGGTGCACGTCATCCAGCACCACCGCAGCCCAGCGCTCATCGAAATCAGCAGGCTCGTCATTGGCGCCCAACCAGCCCACGCGCGCACCCTGCTCGCGCAATCCTTCGCGGGCAGCCTTGAGCAAGTGCGTTTTGCCACTGCCCTCTGGCCCCCAGATGTACGTGGGCACCGGCGAGCGGGTCAAAGAGTGGCTCTCGTCACCGATCCACAACTCCAGGTGTCGGAGGGCGGCCTCATTGGGGCCGGCAAAAAAGTTGGCCACTGTAGGGCCAGTAGACAAACCGATATCCAACGCAATCTGTTTCATACGAAGGGGTCACCCCAGATACAAACGGCTGCCGAGGTAGCCCGAGCGCGCGCGGCGGATCGCCACCAGCAGCACCGCGCTGGCAGGCAAGGCCACCAGTACCCCCACAAACCCGAACAGCTGACCGAACGCCAGCAAGGCAAAGATCACAGCCAGAGGGTGCAGGCCGATGCGCTCGCCCACCAGGCGCGGCGTCAGCACAAAACTCTCAATCACCTGACCCAAGCCGTAGACCACAGCAACCATCACCAACGGGTAGCCGATACCATGCGCGCCCGAAAACTCCAGCAGGCCTGCGAACAAAGCCAGCACCAACCCGACCCCGAAACCCAGATAGGGCACAAAGATCGCCAGCCCGGTAAACACCCCGATCGGTAAAGCCAAGTCCAAGCCGAACATGGCCAAGCCCAAGCTGTAGGCGAGGGCCAGAATCACCATCACCAGCAACTGGCCACGCAGGTACTGCCCCAGCACGTCATCTGCCTCACGCAGAAAACTGTCGGTCGGGGCCCGTAGGCGTGGCGGCACCAATTGCCGCAACTGGCCCATGAAACGGGCCCAGTCCATGAGCAGGTAAAACAAGGCCACGGGAATCAAAATGGCGTTACCAATCAGGGCAAACGCCACACTCCCGCCCAACTTGACCGAAGCCAGCACCGAGCCAAAGGCATCTTCCACGTTGGCATTGAGGTACTTCATGACAAAGTTCTTGATACTGCCCACATCCAGGTTGAGCTTGATGCCCCATTGGGCAAACAGTGGCTTCAGCGCCTCATTCAAACTGTCGAGCAGCACAGGAAACTGCTCCCGCAGCAGCGGCATTTCTTTGGCAAGAATCGGAACAATCAGCAACAGCACACTCAGCACCACAATCAAAAACAAGACCTCCACCAGCACCACCGCCACGACACGGGGGATGCGGCCTAGGCCGATGTCATCAATCCAATTGACCACCGGCGTGAGCGCATAGGCCAGTACCGCCGCCACGGCAAATGGCGCCAACACAGGCGCCAACAGCCATAAAACGAGGACGGCAAATACTGCAATGGCGACCCATGCAGCGAAACTTTTTTGGGTGGGGGTGAGGGGCATGAGAGAAAGAGAAGGGGCAAACCCTTAAAATCTAGGCAAATTCTATCGGGGTCTGCCTCCGCTTCACCCCAAACGTTACCTCCCATGACCCAATCTTCTGCCTCCACTCCCCTTTCTTACAAAGACGCCGGTGTCGATATCGTTGCCGGTGACGCCTTGGTCGAACGCATCAAGCCCTTGGCCAAGAAAACCATGCGCGAAGGCGTGTTGGCCGGTATCGGCGGTTTCGGAGCCTTGTTTGAAGTGCCCAAGCGCTACAAAGAACCCGTGCTGGTGAGCGGCACCGACGGCGTGGGCACCAAGCTCAAGCTGGCCTTTGAGTGGAACATGCACGACACCGTAGGTATCGACCTGGTCGGCATGAGTGTGAACGACGTGCTGGTGCAAGGCGCTGAGCCCCTGTTCTTCCTGGACTACTTTGCCTGCGGCAAGCTGGATGTGGACACCGCCGCCGCGGTGGTCGGCGGTATTGCCAAAGGTTGCGAGTTGAGCGGTTGCGCCCTCATCGGTGGTGAAACCGCCGAAATGCCCGGCATGTACCCCGCTGGCGAGTACGACCTGGCAGGTTTTTGTGTGGGCGCAGTAGAAAAATCCAAAATCTTGACCGGCGCTGACGTCAAGCCCGGCGACGTAGTGTTGGGCCTGGCATCTGCCGGCGTGCACTCGAATGGTTTCAGCCTGGTCCGCAAATGCATCGAGCGTGCAGAGGCTGCCGGCACCGTGCCCGCCACCTTGGACGGCAAACCTTTCAAGCAAGCCATCATGGAACCCACCCGCCTGTATGTGAAAAACGTGCTCGCTGCGCTGGCGGCCCACCCGATCAAGGCTCTGGCCCACATCACCGGTGGCGGTTTGCTGGAAAACATTCCCCGCGTGTTGCCCGAAGGCACCGCAGCCCATTTGGTCAAGGGCAGCTGGCCGCAGACCGAGCTGTTTGCCTGGCTGCAACAGACCGCTGGCATTGACGACATCGAGATGAACCGCACCTTCAACAACGGCATCGGCATGGTCGTGGTGGTAGACGCTGCCAATGCAGAAGCCACCGCTGCGACATTGCGCGCCAGCGGCGAAACTGTCTACACCGTGGGCACTATCGCCGCCCAAGGCGACGGTGCGCAAGTGGTGGTTCGTTAAAACCGATTCCCCACCCGCCGGGCAAGCGCTTGCCCGGCGATTAGATGCCGGTTTGGATACGCAGAATTTTGACCTGCTCCACAATCTGCTCGGTATCCACCATATGACTGGCATGCTCCAGGTAGAGCTCCAAGTCAGACAGTGCCTGCCGTGAGTTGCCCAGCTCGGCATGCACCAAACCGCGATCGCGGTACTCGGGCCATGACTCCGGCAACAGCACCACCAAGCGCTCTTGCACCGCCAACAAGCGCGGCCAGTCCTGCTGGGAGCGATAAATTTCTTTCAAGTTACGCAGCATGCGCGCCAGAATTTCTCGGGGCGATGCGGCTTGCAGATACAACCCCAAGGGCGCTTCGAAATCGTCCACCAAACCGCTGCGGCGGCGAAATGGCTCCAACATTTCAGACAGCTCTTCTTTGCTGAGGGAGCGGCCTGACATCGGGTCAATGACCGCCTGCCCCATCGGCAAATTCACTTTGACCATGAAATGCCCGGGGAAACTGACCCCTTGGGCATCCAATTTCAAACCTTGGGCCAACTCCATCCAGAGCACGGCCAGCGAAATCGGGATGCCGCGGCGCGTGCGCAGCAGTTGCGACACAAAACTGTTGTCCGGGTCGTAATAGTTATTGACGTTGCCGGCGAAGCCAAGGTCTGTGAAGAAAAACTGATTCAGCACCCGCACCCGCTGCAGGGCGGATGCGTCGTCGGCGAGGCGACGTTGCAGACGGGCCACCAGCTGATCCACTTCGGCCATGCTGGCTTGCAGATCGAGCTCCGGGTATTCGTCCTGCCCCAGGCTGAGTGCGGCTTCAAACAGCGCCAAGTCCTGGTCACTGCCGACCAAACTGGCGAAATACTCCAGCGCGGAGGGGACTGTCAGATCCAACTTCATGCTCATCCTCCCGGTTTAGCGCCTCAAGAAGTGGCGAACATTCAAACCCGTCGCCCACAGGGCTCCAAAATATACCGCGGCAGAGCCTGCCATCAAAAGGACCAGCCAACCGATGCGCAACCAGGGCTGGGCGCGCAGGGCCACCCAATCCACCAGACCGGCGGCCCAGAGAAGGTAAACCACCAAGACCGCGGAAGATGCCACTACTTGAAGCAAAAAGCGCCCCCAACCCGCCAGCGGCTGGAAACTGCCGCGGCGCAGCAAGCCGATCAAGAGCCATGTGGCATTGATCAGGGCACCAAGGCTGATCGACAAAGACAGGCCCGCGTGCTGAAACATCGGCACTAACGCCAAGTTCATCAACTGGGTCGCAATCAACACCACCACCGCAATCTTGACCGGCGTTTTGATGTCCTGGCTGGCGTAATAGCCCGGGGCCAGCACTTTGATGGCAACGATCCCTACCAAACCCGCACCCCAGCCCATGAGGGCCCAGGTGGTTTGCTGCACGTCAAGCGCCGTAAATGCACCGTAGTGGTACAGCACAGCTACCAGGGGTTTAGAGAACGTCAACAAGCCCACCGCACAGGGCACCGCCAGCAAAACCACAATGCGCAATCCCCAATCCAACAAGGCGGAGTAGCCTGCACCATCATCTCTGGCTCGGGCGCCAGCCAGCTGCGGCATCAGTACCACCCCCAAGGCCACACCCAGCATGGCGGTGGGAAACTCCATCAAACGGTCTGCATAGGTCAGCCAGCTCACGCTGCCGGTCGGCAAGTGCGAAGCGATCTGGGTGTTGATCAACAGCGATATCTGGGCCACGCTCACACCCAGCAAGGCCGGCAACATCAACTTGCCGATTCGCCGCGTATCAGGGTCGGCGCAGGCTTCCCGCAAGATGGCCCATTGCAGGCTGAAGCGCGGCAACATACCCAAACGGCTCAGGGCCGGAATTTGCACCAAGAGTTGCAGCAGCCCGCCGACCATCACCCCGACTGCCATGGCGTAAATCGGCTCAATACCCTGCCCTTTGAACCATGGCACCAGCAACCAAGCGGCCCCGATCATGCTCAGATTCAAGAGAACGGGCGTAGCAGCCGGCACCGCAAAGCGTTTCCAAGTATTTAATATGCCGGACGACAGGGCCACCATCGACATAAAGCCGATATACGGAAACATGAAGCGAGTCATGAACACGGCCGCCTCGTAGCCCGCCGGATCTTTCTGCAAGCCACTCGCCATGGCCCAAACCAGCAGCGGCGAGGCGATCACCCCTACGACACAAGTCAGCACCAAGGCACAGGCCAGCAAGGTGGCCACCCGGTCCACCAGCAGCTTAGTCGCCACGTCGCCATTTTTGGCTTTGCTGGCGGCCAAGACCGGCACAAAGGCCTGGCTGAAGGCGCCTTCGGCAAACAAACGGCGAAACAGATTAGGGATGCGGAAAGCGACGTTGAAAGCGTCGGTCATTGCGCTGGCGCCAAACGCAGCCGCCACCAACAGCTCGCGGGCCAGGCCGGTGACCCGGGAGGCCAATGTCCACAGGGACACGGTGGATACAGATTTGATAAGACTCACAGGGCAAGTGTAGCGGCGAGCGCGGAATGGGGAATTGATGACAACGCTCCAGACCACCCCGTTTCGTGTTTGAATCGGCGGTCTCGAGCCATATCGTTGGATACTTTATGAAAACAAGTCTGCGCCACTCATTCAGGCCCGCGCGTGCAGCCACTATGCCGCCGGGCAAAAGCTGCGTCTTGATCGTGGAGGACCAGAGAGCCCTCTCTGAAATGCTCACCAGCATGGTCAAAAAAGCCTGGCAATGTACGGTTCTAACGGCCTATTCCCTCGCCGAGGCCAACGCACTCCTGGAACAACACGGCCACGAAATATTCGCCGCAGTCTGCGATGCCAACCTGCCCGACGCTCCCTATGGGGAAGTCTTCGAGCTGATCGCTGCCAAACACATCCCGGCTATTGCCCTGACCGGAACGATCACCAAAGACATCCGCAACATGATGACGCAGGGTCTGATCGTCGACTATGTGCTGAAAAAGGGGCTACCCTCCTTTGAGTACGCGGTGCAATGGCTAAGCCGCCTGATCCGCAACGCAGGTCTCAAAGTTCTGGTGGCTGACGACTCCCCCTCGTCGCTCGAAGTCATTCGCCGCATGCTGTCCATGCAGGGCCTGAATGTGCAAATAGCGCATAACGGGCGCGAAGCCTTGGCAGTGCTTGCGGCACAGCCCGACATCAAGCTGGCTTTGGTCGACTACAACATGCCGGTGGTGGACGGTTTCGAATTCGTGACCGAAGCCCGCCGCACCATGGGCAAAGAGCGCCTCGCCATCATCGGTATCTCCGGGGAAAACCACTCCGACATCTCAGCACGTTTCCTGAAGCACGGGGCCAACGACTTCATGTCTAAGCCCTATTCGTTCGAGGAAATGACCTGCCGGGTCAACCAGAACCTCGAGATGCTGGAGCTGGTCGACCGCTTGCACCACCTGGCCAACGTGGACTCTCTAACCGGCCTCTACAACCGGCGGCATTTTTTCGAGCAAGGTGGCATACGTCACGGTTTTGCCAAAAATGCAGCGAAACCCGTGGTGGTCGCCATGCTGGACATTGACTATTTCAAATCCATCAACGACCGATTCGGACACGCCAATGGCGACATCGTGATCCGTTTTGTCGCTGACTATCTGCGAAAGCACTTTCCAGACGCATTGGTCGCTCGCATTGGTGGTGAAGAGTTTGCGCTGTTCAGCGAATCCCACACCGTCGAGGTCCTACGGCCCCGGCTTGAGGCATTCCGGGAGTTGTTACCGCTCAACACTGCCGAAGGCATACCGGAAGAAATCAAAGTGACGATCAGTATCGGCATCCACGGCGGGCACGATGACAATTTGAACGCCCTCCTCCATGTGGCCGACCAACGCTTGTACGAGGCAAAGGCCCAAGGGCGGAATCGCTTGGTGGGCTGATTCAGCGGAGCCGGTATATAATCATCGGCTTTGCTGACAACATCCTCCAACACAAGGAATATTAATCATGGCATCTGGTAAACCCAAGAAAAAGAACCCGCGCCTGGCGTCGGGCCGTAAACGCGTCCGTCAGGACATCAAAATCAATGCAGCAAACACTTCTTTGCGCTCCAAATACCGCACCGCGGTGAAGAACGTGGAAAAGGCAGTTGTGGCCGGAGACAAGACCAAAGCCGCAGAATTGTTTGCCAAGATGCAAGCCGTGGTGGACACCGTGGCTGACAAGGGCATCTTCCACAAGAACAAGGCAGCACGCGATAAGAGCCGTTTGGCTACCAAGGTGAAAGCCTTGGCACTCGCAGCCTAATCACTTAGGCACTCGCACGGACCTTGGCAACAAGGTTCGCCGTTTGTAAGGGTGCGCTGTCAGCAAAAGCAAAAAAGCCGTTCATCTGAACGGCTTTTTTGTTTCTGTCGTCAGGAAAAAAAAAATTATTCGGAAGCTGCCGGACGAGCGGCGGGCGCAGCAGGCGCCTCAGGGCGGGTCTCGCTGACTTGCAACTCGTTGTCTCGGGCAAAGTTAAGGCAAAAATCCCAAGCCATGACATCGTAGTCACGCAAGTCGGGGTGCACGATGACGCACTTGACCTGCCCGATCGAGGTGGGCACGCACCATGGCGAGTAGCCCAAGTGGCTACCGCGGGTGGCGCCGCCGGGGCGGAATTGGCTCATCACGCCGGCCAGACGCTCCGCCCAGTCACTGGGGCGAAAGGTCTTGCCTTGCCGCGTGATTCCCAGGATGTAGAGTTCTTTTGGAGGAGTGGTAGCCATCAGTGCGTGGAAAATTTCAGGGGGTTCGCCCACCGCTTGATCACGGTGCTGCGACGCACAAGAATTCTACCCGCTCCGCTGTCATGGAGATGACAAACCAGCTATGCCGACGCGCATCAGTGTGATGTGGATTTGTCACGAAACCGCCATCCCCAGTGCGCCTAAAATCAGGCTTCAACGGCCCGACTGGCCTTTGCACCAGTCGGGCCGATCTGTTTTGTAGCCACCACCGGAGTTACCGCATGACCGCCGCCACTGTTACCACGCCGTCTTCACCCCACGTGATGAACACCTACGGCCGACTGCCCATCGCCCTGAGCCATGGACGAGGCTGCCGCGTGTGGGACGTGAATGGTAAGGAATACCTGGACGCCTTGGGCGGCATCGCGGTCAACACCTTGGGCCACAACCACCCCCAACTCGTGCCCGCTTTGCAAGACCAGCTGACCAAGCTGATCCACACCTCCAACTACTACCACATCCCCCTGCAGGAAGAGCTGGCCAAGCTGCTGGTAGAGCGCTCTGGCATGACAAATGTGTTTTTCTGCTCCACCGGCCTGGAAGCCAACGAAGCCGCGCTGAAGCTGGCCCGCAAGTTCGGCCACGACAAGGGCATTGAGCGCCCCGAAGTGGTGGTGTACGAGAAGGCTTTCCATGGCCGCTCCATTGCCACCCTGAGTGCCACCGGCAACCCCAAAGTGCAAGCCGGCTTCGGCCCGCTGGTGGAAGGCTTTATCCGCGTGCCGGTGAACAACATCGACGCACTGAAAAAAGCCACCGAAGGCAACCCCAATGTGGTGGCGGTGTTCTTTGAAGCCATCCAAGGTGAAGGCGGCGTGAACCCGATGCACATGGACTACCTGCGCGAGGTGCGAGCCCTGTGCGATCAGCGCGACTGGCTCTTGATGATTGACGAAGTGCAGTGCGGCATGGGCCGCACCGGCAAGTGGTTTGCCCACCAGTGGGCCGGCATCTTGCCCGACGTGATGCCGCTGGCCAAGGGCCTGGGCTCCGGCGTGCCGGTGGGCGCGGTGGTGGTGGGGCCCAAAGCGGCCACTATCTTCCAACCCGGCAACCACGGCTCCACCTTTGGCGGCAACCCACTGTCCATGCGTGCAGGGGTGGAAACCATCCGCATCATGGAAGCCGATGGCCTGATTGCCAATGCCGAGAAGGTGGGCGCCCACCTGAAAGCCGGACTGCAAGCCGCCTTAGATGCCGAAATCGCCAACGGCGGCGTGAAAGAAGTGCGCGGCCAAGGCCTGATGCTGGGTGTGGACCTGTCCAAACCCTGCGGTGCCCTGGTGCAACGCGCGGCGGATGCCCGCCTGTTGATCAGCGTGACCGCGGACAGCGTGGTGCGCTTGGTGCCGCCCCTGATTTTGAGCACCGCCGAGGCTGACGAGATCGTTGCCATCCTTGCACCCCTGATTTCTGCTTTCCTGAAGGAAGCCGCATTAGCCCCCTGAACAACGGAATCCCCAGCACCCTGCCCCAAGGCGCGCCGCCAGTGCGGCACTACCTGCAGTTTGACGACTTCAGTGCCGACGAATACGCTTACCTGCTGGAGCGCACCGCCTTCATCAAGGCCAAGTTCAAGCGCTTCGAGCGCCACCACCCGCTGGTGGATCGCACGCTGGCTATGATCTTTGAGAAGGCGTCCACCCGCACCCGCGTGAGCTTCGAGGCTGGCATGTACCAGTTGGGCGGGAGCGTGGTGCACCTGACCACCGGCGACAGCCAGCTCGGCCGCTCCGAGCCGATTGAGGACAGCGCCAAGGTCATCAGCCGCATGACCGACATTGTGATGATCCGCACCTACGAGCAAACCAAGCTGCAAGCCTTTGCCGCCAACTCGCGGGTGCCCGTCATCAACGGCCTGACCAACGAGTTCCACCCCTGCCAGATCCTGGCGGATATCTTCACTTACATCGAGCACCGCGGCCCTATCCAGGGCAAAACCGTGACCTGGGTGGGTGATGGCAACAACATGGCCAACACCTGGCTGCAGGCCGCTGCCAAGCTGGGCTTCCACTTGCGCGTGTCTACCCCCAGCGGCTATGAAGTTAATGAGAAATTGGCCGCTAGCGCAGGCGGAATGGGCGCAGGCAGCTATAAAACTTATAGCAATCCGATGGAAGCCTGCCAGGGCGCCGACCTGATCACCACCGATGTGTGGACCAGCATGGGCTACGAGGCTGAAAACGAAGTCCGCCGCAAAGCCTTTGCCGCTTGGTGCGTGGACCGCAAAATGATGGCCGTGGCCGCGCCCAACGCCATCTTCATGCACTGCCTGCCGGCCCACCGTGGCGAAGAGGTAGAAGCCGAAGTCATCGATGGCCCACAAAGCGTGGTCTGGGATGAAGCCGAAAACCGCATGCACGTGCAGAAGGCGCTGATGGAGTACCTGCTGCTCGGCAAGCTCTAAGCTCGCATGTCTGCCTGCACCACTTGCGGCGCCTGTTGCGCGTGTTTCCGGGTGGAATTTTCGGTCTACGAGGTGGACTTGGCCGGCGGCACGGTGCCCGCCGGCATGGCGCACGAGATCAATGGCAACCGCT from Rhodoferax potami includes these protein-coding regions:
- the folK gene encoding 2-amino-4-hydroxy-6-hydroxymethyldihydropteridine diphosphokinase, with amino-acid sequence MQREPVEAYIGLGANLGDPMAALRQALGRLAELPHTVVLRASGLYGSTPVDSSGPDYVNAVACVRTRLTAPALLSALQAQENQAGRERPYRNAPRTLDLDVLLYGSARMAGPVLTVPHPRMTERAFVLMPLAEIAPDLVSATQLAAVRDQGIWRLAG
- the pcnB gene encoding polynucleotide adenylyltransferase PcnB: MIKKFIDKLLGKSPAAPGGKPNFGKRMEIPVSVHGIDPSLVDDRAINVVRALQQAGFEAYVVGGAVRDLLVGLRPKDFDVATNATPEQVKGLFRRAFIIGRRFRIVHVVYGRGREHEVIEVSTFRAYLDNAAAEQVAGNERTSKSELANLKHAVDSTGRVLRDNVWGPQEEDAVRRDFTINAMYYDPETQIVVDYHNGLKDSKSRTLRMIGDAATRYREDPVRIIRAVRFAAKLSPLGFKLEPKTAGPLVKSQKLLHDVPQSRLFDEMLKLLQTGHALASIAQLKELGLATGIYPLLDVVVERAGQSFVEAALKDTDRRVGEGKPVAPSFLLACVLWDDVRKGWDQRLARGEHSHPALQDAIEDVFNARIGDVSGRGKLAGDMREIWLMQPRFDKRVGSTPFGMAEQPRFRAAFDFMRLRADAGEVDEVLADWWQEFSMASDDVRQDMVDQVRAEQQQQRKQAPKGPRVAKPPREPRATDAAPSGLAEVALQGATDTGGDAPRKRKRRRRSNASRGAGSAGPAAE
- the hda gene encoding DnaA regulatory inactivator Hda, coding for MKQIALDIGLSTGPTVANFFAGPNEAALRHLELWIGDESHSLTRSPVPTYIWGPEGSGKTHLLKAAREGLREQGARVGWLGANDEPADFDERWAAVVLDDVHLFTAEQQHTAFNWFVNAHTHHKPVLAAGEFAPIDLKLRDDLRTRLGWGHIFSLQLLGESERRSVLRQAADARGVFLSDEVMDFMLNRFSRDLGSLMELLDLMDGYALQTQRAITIPLIKSMLENT
- a CDS encoding AI-2E family transporter; the encoded protein is MPLTPTQKSFAAWVAIAVFAVLVLWLLAPVLAPFAVAAVLAYALTPVVNWIDDIGLGRIPRVVAVVLVEVLFLIVVLSVLLLIVPILAKEMPLLREQFPVLLDSLNEALKPLFAQWGIKLNLDVGSIKNFVMKYLNANVEDAFGSVLASVKLGGSVAFALIGNAILIPVALFYLLMDWARFMGQLRQLVPPRLRAPTDSFLREADDVLGQYLRGQLLVMVILALAYSLGLAMFGLDLALPIGVFTGLAIFVPYLGFGVGLVLALFAGLLEFSGAHGIGYPLVMVAVVYGLGQVIESFVLTPRLVGERIGLHPLAVIFALLAFGQLFGFVGVLVALPASAVLLVAIRRARSGYLGSRLYLG
- the purM gene encoding phosphoribosylformylglycinamidine cyclo-ligase, which translates into the protein MTQSSASTPLSYKDAGVDIVAGDALVERIKPLAKKTMREGVLAGIGGFGALFEVPKRYKEPVLVSGTDGVGTKLKLAFEWNMHDTVGIDLVGMSVNDVLVQGAEPLFFLDYFACGKLDVDTAAAVVGGIAKGCELSGCALIGGETAEMPGMYPAGEYDLAGFCVGAVEKSKILTGADVKPGDVVLGLASAGVHSNGFSLVRKCIERAEAAGTVPATLDGKPFKQAIMEPTRLYVKNVLAALAAHPIKALAHITGGGLLENIPRVLPEGTAAHLVKGSWPQTELFAWLQQTAGIDDIEMNRTFNNGIGMVVVVDAANAEATAATLRASGETVYTVGTIAAQGDGAQVVVR
- a CDS encoding SirB1 family protein — translated: MKLDLTVPSALEYFASLVGSDQDLALFEAALSLGQDEYPELDLQASMAEVDQLVARLQRRLADDASALQRVRVLNQFFFTDLGFAGNVNNYYDPDNSFVSQLLRTRRGIPISLAVLWMELAQGLKLDAQGVSFPGHFMVKVNLPMGQAVIDPMSGRSLSKEELSEMLEPFRRRSGLVDDFEAPLGLYLQAASPREILARMLRNLKEIYRSQQDWPRLLAVQERLVVLLPESWPEYRDRGLVHAELGNSRQALSDLELYLEHASHMVDTEQIVEQVKILRIQTGI
- the murJ gene encoding murein biosynthesis integral membrane protein MurJ, whose translation is MSLIKSVSTVSLWTLASRVTGLARELLVAAAFGASAMTDAFNVAFRIPNLFRRLFAEGAFSQAFVPVLAASKAKNGDVATKLLVDRVATLLACALVLTCVVGVIASPLLVWAMASGLQKDPAGYEAAVFMTRFMFPYIGFMSMVALSSGILNTWKRFAVPAATPVLLNLSMIGAAWLLVPWFKGQGIEPIYAMAVGVMVGGLLQLLVQIPALSRLGMLPRFSLQWAILREACADPDTRRIGKLMLPALLGVSVAQISLLINTQIASHLPTGSVSWLTYADRLMEFPTAMLGVALGVVLMPQLAGARARDDGAGYSALLDWGLRIVVLLAVPCAVGLLTFSKPLVAVLYHYGAFTALDVQQTTWALMGWGAGLVGIVAIKVLAPGYYASQDIKTPVKIAVVVLIATQLMNLALVPMFQHAGLSLSISLGALINATWLLIGLLRRGSFQPLAGWGRFLLQVVASSAVLVVYLLWAAGLVDWVALRAQPWLRIGWLVLLMAGSAAVYFGALWATGLNVRHFLRR